In a genomic window of Streptomyces noursei ATCC 11455:
- a CDS encoding YiaA/YiaB family inner membrane protein, translating to MTSPSIQRPTTTAFFVQAALSFGLSLVALVIGIVKLPVGAWERSFLALGLVFVVSSAFTLAKCIRDRQEATEVTNRVDKARIDKLLIEQDVFKPGQL from the coding sequence ATTCAGCGGCCGACGACCACGGCCTTCTTCGTGCAGGCCGCGCTCTCGTTCGGACTGTCGCTGGTGGCGCTGGTGATCGGGATCGTCAAGCTGCCGGTGGGCGCCTGGGAGCGCTCGTTCCTCGCGCTGGGGCTGGTCTTCGTGGTCTCGTCGGCGTTCACCCTGGCCAAGTGCATCCGCGACCGGCAGGAGGCGACGGAGGTGACCAACCGGGTGGACAAGGCCCGGATCGACAAGCTCCTCATCGAACAGGACGTCTTCAAGCCGGGTCAGCTCTGA
- a CDS encoding transketolase, translated as MTTTATDPTAAGSLPGSRGFDELPRLMGLMTGDEKHGPAATSTLDALWVLYDRVLRVSPATAADPDRDRFLLSKGHGPMAYYAVLAAKGFFPTDWLPGFGTYDSPLGHHPDRTLVPGVEIGSGSLGHGLPLAVGTALGLRAQGRTGPAVWVLIGDAELDEGSNHEALAFAGPAGLDRLHTLVIDNSSATHGWRGGIASRFEAAGWSATTVDGRDHRALYEAFRAPHPGRPHAVVARVEPKAPARQTAPARAA; from the coding sequence ATGACGACGACAGCGACGGACCCGACCGCGGCCGGGTCCCTGCCCGGCTCCCGCGGATTCGACGAACTGCCCCGGCTGATGGGGCTGATGACCGGCGACGAGAAGCACGGCCCGGCGGCCACCTCCACCCTCGACGCCCTGTGGGTGCTCTACGACCGGGTGCTGCGGGTCTCCCCCGCCACCGCCGCCGACCCCGACCGGGACCGCTTCCTGCTCTCCAAGGGCCACGGCCCGATGGCCTACTACGCGGTGCTGGCCGCCAAGGGCTTCTTCCCCACCGACTGGCTGCCGGGCTTCGGCACGTACGACTCGCCGCTCGGCCACCACCCCGACCGGACGCTGGTGCCCGGTGTCGAGATCGGCAGCGGATCGCTCGGACACGGGCTGCCGCTGGCCGTCGGCACCGCGCTGGGGCTGCGCGCCCAGGGCCGCACCGGACCGGCCGTGTGGGTGCTGATCGGCGACGCCGAACTGGACGAGGGCAGCAACCACGAGGCGCTCGCCTTCGCCGGCCCGGCCGGCCTGGACCGGCTGCACACCCTCGTCATCGACAACTCCTCGGCCACCCACGGCTGGCGCGGCGGGATTGCCTCCCGCTTCGAGGCCGCGGGGTGGTCCGCCACCACCGTGGACGGCCGCGACCACCGCGCGCTGTACGAGGCGTTCCGCGCCCCGCACCCGGGCCGGCCGCACGCGGTGGTCGCGCGGGTCGAGCCCAAGGCCCCGGCCCGACAGACGGCCCCCGCGCGCGCCGCCTGA
- a CDS encoding transketolase family protein, whose amino-acid sequence MDTMRERFAAVTSRLLDEDPRLAVVLADIGADGFADAARRHPERVVNVGIREQLLVGVGGGLALAGLRPVLHTFASFLVERPFEQLKLDFGHQGTGGVLVSAGASYDWPSGGFTHMAPGDVALLDTLDDWTVHVPGHPDEAETLLREAAAAGDDKVYVRLSVQVNEMPRPVGGAGFDTVREGRRGVVVAVGPMLDSVLAATEGLDVTVLYATTVRPFDGRALRAAAGAAGSSDVVLVEPYLAGTSTRHANDALADRPHRVLGLGVGRQELRHYGQLAEHLAAHGLDPQGLRARITGFLGA is encoded by the coding sequence ATGGACACCATGCGGGAGCGGTTCGCCGCGGTCACCTCGCGGCTGCTGGACGAGGACCCGCGGCTGGCCGTGGTGCTCGCCGACATCGGCGCCGACGGCTTCGCGGACGCGGCCCGGCGGCACCCCGAGCGGGTGGTCAACGTCGGCATCCGCGAACAGCTGTTGGTCGGCGTCGGCGGGGGGCTGGCGCTCGCCGGGCTGCGGCCGGTGCTGCACACCTTCGCCAGCTTCCTGGTGGAGCGCCCCTTCGAGCAGCTCAAGCTGGACTTCGGCCACCAGGGCACCGGCGGGGTGCTGGTGAGCGCCGGCGCCTCCTACGACTGGCCGAGCGGCGGCTTCACCCATATGGCGCCGGGCGACGTGGCGCTGCTGGACACCCTCGACGACTGGACGGTGCATGTGCCCGGCCACCCGGACGAGGCCGAGACGCTGCTGCGCGAGGCCGCCGCGGCCGGCGACGACAAGGTGTACGTGCGACTGTCCGTGCAGGTCAACGAGATGCCGCGGCCGGTGGGCGGGGCGGGGTTCGACACCGTGCGGGAGGGGCGCCGCGGGGTGGTGGTCGCCGTCGGGCCGATGCTGGACAGCGTGCTGGCCGCCACCGAGGGGCTGGACGTGACCGTGCTCTACGCGACGACCGTGCGGCCCTTCGACGGCCGGGCGCTGCGGGCCGCCGCCGGGGCGGCCGGCTCCTCGGACGTGGTGCTGGTCGAGCCGTACCTGGCCGGGACCTCCACCCGGCACGCCAACGACGCGCTGGCGGACCGGCCGCACCGGGTGCTCGGGCTCGGCGTCGGCCGCCAGGAGCTGCGCCACTACGGGCAGCTCGCCGAGCACCTGGCGGCGCACGGGCTCGATCCGCAGGGCCTGCGGGCGCGGATCACGGGTTTCCTGGGCGCGTAG
- a CDS encoding alpha/beta fold hydrolase, which yields MQQDVHRAPDGARIATYTWLPDSGTPRALVQIAHGAAEHARRYDRFARFLAGHGYAVVASDHRGHGATAASTGGRGVTGEDAWRAVVGDLKGIGDHAAAAHPGLPLVLLGHSMGAMLARDYAQEYGADLAGLILTGTFRTLPGLDIDAAVTELEAEIAAHGRAHPSPFLPRTFGSFNDAFAHRTGYAWLSRDTAEVESYAADEDCGFPFCAGLVLDWVRAIRKVNDPAQLARIPRGLPIHVAVGDQDPCHQRMTLVHELLEDFRYLGIRELTWRAYPGARHEILHETNRDEVQDDLLSWLDKHI from the coding sequence ATGCAGCAGGACGTCCACCGAGCCCCCGACGGCGCCCGCATCGCCACCTACACCTGGCTCCCGGACTCCGGCACCCCGCGCGCCCTGGTGCAGATCGCCCACGGCGCCGCCGAACACGCCCGCCGCTACGACCGCTTCGCACGCTTCCTGGCCGGCCACGGCTACGCCGTCGTCGCCTCGGACCACCGCGGCCACGGCGCCACCGCCGCCTCCACCGGCGGCCGCGGGGTGACCGGCGAGGACGCCTGGCGGGCCGTCGTCGGCGACCTCAAGGGCATCGGCGACCACGCGGCCGCCGCCCACCCCGGCCTCCCCCTCGTCCTCCTCGGCCACAGCATGGGGGCGATGCTGGCCCGCGACTACGCCCAGGAATACGGCGCCGACCTCGCCGGACTGATCCTCACCGGCACCTTCCGCACCCTGCCGGGCCTCGACATCGACGCCGCGGTGACCGAACTGGAGGCGGAGATCGCGGCGCACGGCCGGGCCCACCCCTCGCCCTTCCTGCCGCGCACCTTCGGCTCCTTCAACGACGCCTTCGCCCACCGCACCGGCTACGCATGGCTCTCCCGCGACACCGCCGAGGTCGAGAGCTACGCAGCCGACGAGGACTGCGGCTTCCCGTTCTGCGCCGGCCTGGTCCTGGACTGGGTACGGGCCATCCGCAAGGTCAACGACCCCGCCCAGCTCGCCCGCATCCCCCGCGGCCTGCCGATCCACGTCGCGGTCGGCGACCAGGACCCCTGCCACCAGCGGATGACCCTGGTCCACGAACTCCTGGAGGACTTCCGCTACCTCGGCATCCGCGAGCTGACCTGGCGGGCCTACCCGGGCGCCCGGCACGAGATCCTCCACGAGACCAACCGCGACGAGGTCCAGGACGATCTGCTGTCCTGGCTCGACAAGCACATCTGA
- a CDS encoding amidohydrolase family protein, which yields MDTTDRPEHTPAPRSPLSRRRFLQGTASAAATAGLVGVAAPEAVALPAAPAGTPAAGAAAGLSFTAATNGSATLAPSGDHLVAEVQNVLWSLPRQGGAARALTPPDLEPTRPVYSPDGRRIAVCAYRGGNFHLWALAPDGSGLTQLTDGPWDDRGPAWSPDGTRIAFASERGGDAVKGSPYRIWVLEVASGRLTRVTGLSGQDGPHQGGAWEDFDPCWSPDGARIVFVRGRLGDTALESRTVASVPADGRGAVRIEHTETAAAQVMVPALSPAGRLAYLRVTDAPGSTCTLVVDGAAVAVDGDVEPVPPRWVSRDALLVTVGGQFRIVRPDAPRRAETIPFAAQLPLDRPRYRVKDYGFERTTAGPVRGIHLPALSPDSRLVAFAALNSLWVAPTSGGGAPRRITAAAATRYVLAPSWSRDGRALVYADDRDGLFAVRRRELASGAETVLASGGRVQPALSPDGGQLATLDMMGNLAVRTLADGTEKVLAAPMGAGGLPGRPSWSPDGRHLALCDRNRLNRRFREGYNVIRIVDAETGKDRLYQVAEHVSIADRYDSGPVWSPDGKWLAVIAESALWVLPVRPDGTPDGAPRQLTEEAADHPSWSGDSGTLLYLSAGKLRLVPVSGGAPRTVPVALERRPARARDTVVHAGRFWDGTGETVREDVDVVVREGRITAVEPHRASRAGAARRVDAGDRTVLPGLWDAHTHPWQVTYGGRQTALQLAYGITTTVSCGGFSYEQARLREALAAGVLAGPRLLTCGELLDGGRVAYSMGRAHRTEAGLRRSLARGAALDWDFVKTYVRAPGWVVAEAARFAHERLGVRSGSHLLSPGVQLGQDLTTHLQATQRLEFGHAVSASGHAYEDVENVYTAGGLHMLATPFSASPLIGEDPALAEDVRVSRLMPPWDGAVVRENAGRRPTPEQLAAIGTEVGVYRRVLDGGGLVALGTDQPLVPVGLSLHLALRALHRGGLSVVEALRTATVLPARVFGAERDLGTLEVGKLADMTLVDGDPFRDIGALVRTSAVLKGGRLYEQRALVESFPAPGGPAVRAAAGTDWLAVGRQQRRESCCDIGH from the coding sequence TTGGACACCACAGACCGCCCCGAGCACACTCCCGCCCCGCGTTCGCCGCTCTCCCGCCGCAGATTCCTCCAGGGCACCGCCTCGGCCGCCGCCACGGCGGGGCTGGTGGGCGTCGCGGCGCCCGAGGCCGTGGCGCTGCCCGCCGCGCCGGCCGGCACCCCGGCCGCCGGCGCCGCCGCGGGACTGTCCTTCACCGCCGCCACCAACGGCTCGGCCACCCTCGCCCCGTCCGGTGACCACCTGGTCGCCGAGGTGCAGAACGTACTGTGGTCGCTGCCCCGCCAGGGCGGCGCGGCGCGGGCGCTCACCCCGCCGGACCTGGAGCCGACCCGCCCGGTGTACTCCCCCGACGGCCGCCGGATCGCGGTCTGCGCCTACCGGGGCGGGAACTTCCACCTGTGGGCGCTGGCGCCGGACGGCTCGGGCCTGACCCAGCTGACCGACGGGCCGTGGGACGACCGGGGGCCGGCCTGGTCGCCGGACGGGACCCGGATCGCGTTCGCCTCGGAGCGCGGCGGCGACGCGGTCAAGGGCAGCCCGTACCGGATCTGGGTGCTGGAGGTGGCGTCCGGGCGGCTGACCCGGGTGACCGGGCTGTCCGGGCAGGACGGGCCCCATCAGGGCGGCGCCTGGGAGGACTTCGACCCCTGTTGGTCGCCGGACGGCGCGCGGATCGTCTTCGTCCGGGGTCGGCTGGGCGATACGGCGCTGGAGTCCCGGACGGTGGCGTCGGTGCCCGCCGACGGGCGGGGCGCGGTGCGCATCGAGCACACCGAGACGGCCGCGGCGCAGGTGATGGTGCCCGCGCTGTCGCCGGCCGGGCGGTTGGCGTACCTGCGGGTCACCGACGCGCCGGGCTCGACCTGCACGCTGGTGGTGGACGGTGCGGCGGTGGCGGTGGACGGTGATGTGGAGCCGGTGCCGCCGCGCTGGGTGTCGCGGGACGCGCTGCTGGTGACGGTCGGCGGGCAGTTCCGGATCGTCCGGCCCGACGCGCCGCGGCGGGCCGAGACCATCCCGTTCGCCGCGCAGCTGCCGCTGGACCGTCCGCGGTACCGCGTCAAGGACTACGGCTTCGAGCGCACGACGGCCGGACCGGTCCGCGGGATCCACCTGCCGGCGCTCTCCCCGGACAGCCGCCTGGTCGCCTTCGCCGCCCTCAACTCCCTGTGGGTGGCGCCCACTTCGGGCGGTGGCGCGCCGCGCCGGATCACCGCGGCCGCGGCCACCCGGTATGTGCTCGCGCCGAGCTGGTCCCGGGACGGTCGGGCGCTGGTGTACGCGGACGACCGGGACGGGCTGTTCGCGGTGCGCCGCCGGGAGTTGGCGTCGGGCGCGGAGACGGTGTTGGCGTCCGGCGGGCGGGTGCAGCCGGCGCTGTCGCCGGACGGCGGGCAGCTGGCGACGCTGGACATGATGGGCAATCTCGCCGTGCGGACGCTGGCGGACGGCACGGAGAAGGTGCTGGCCGCGCCAATGGGGGCGGGCGGGCTGCCGGGCCGACCCAGTTGGTCGCCGGACGGCCGCCATCTGGCACTGTGCGACCGCAACCGGCTCAACCGTCGGTTCCGCGAGGGCTACAACGTCATCCGGATCGTCGACGCGGAGACCGGGAAGGACCGGCTGTACCAGGTCGCCGAGCACGTCTCGATCGCCGATCGCTACGACTCCGGTCCGGTGTGGTCGCCGGACGGGAAGTGGCTGGCGGTGATCGCCGAGTCGGCGCTGTGGGTGCTGCCGGTGCGGCCGGACGGGACGCCGGACGGTGCGCCGCGCCAGCTGACCGAGGAGGCCGCGGACCATCCGTCGTGGTCCGGGGACTCCGGGACGCTGCTGTACCTCTCGGCCGGGAAGCTGCGGCTGGTTCCGGTGTCCGGGGGTGCGCCGCGGACCGTTCCGGTCGCGCTGGAGCGGCGGCCGGCGCGGGCCCGGGACACCGTGGTGCACGCGGGCCGGTTCTGGGACGGCACCGGCGAGACGGTGCGCGAGGACGTCGATGTGGTGGTGCGGGAGGGGCGGATCACGGCGGTGGAGCCGCACCGGGCGTCCCGGGCCGGGGCCGCCCGGCGGGTGGACGCCGGCGACCGGACGGTGCTGCCGGGGCTGTGGGACGCACACACCCATCCCTGGCAGGTCACGTACGGCGGGCGGCAGACCGCGCTGCAGCTGGCGTACGGCATCACCACCACCGTCTCCTGCGGCGGCTTCTCCTACGAGCAGGCGCGGCTGCGGGAGGCGCTGGCCGCCGGGGTGCTGGCCGGGCCGCGACTGCTGACCTGCGGCGAGCTGCTGGACGGCGGGCGGGTGGCGTACAGCATGGGGCGGGCGCACCGGACCGAGGCGGGGCTGCGGCGGTCGCTGGCCCGGGGTGCGGCGTTGGACTGGGATTTCGTCAAGACCTATGTCCGGGCGCCGGGTTGGGTGGTGGCGGAGGCGGCGCGCTTCGCGCACGAGCGGCTGGGGGTCCGCTCGGGTAGCCACCTGCTGAGCCCCGGGGTGCAGTTGGGGCAGGATCTGACGACGCATCTGCAGGCCACCCAGCGGCTGGAGTTCGGGCACGCGGTGTCCGCCTCGGGGCACGCGTACGAGGACGTCGAGAACGTCTACACGGCGGGCGGGCTGCACATGCTGGCCACGCCGTTCTCGGCGTCGCCGCTGATCGGTGAGGATCCGGCGCTGGCCGAGGACGTGCGGGTGAGTCGGCTGATGCCGCCGTGGGACGGTGCGGTGGTCCGGGAGAACGCCGGGCGGCGGCCGACGCCGGAGCAACTGGCCGCCATCGGCACCGAGGTGGGCGTCTACCGCCGCGTCCTGGACGGCGGCGGTCTGGTGGCGCTGGGGACGGACCAGCCGCTGGTGCCGGTGGGCCTGTCGCTCCATCTTGCGCTGCGGGCGCTGCACCGCGGCGGGTTGAGTGTCGTCGAGGCGCTGCGGACGGCGACCGTGCTGCCGGCCCGGGTGTTCGGCGCGGAGCGCGACCTGGGGACGCTGGAGGTGGGCAAGCTCGCCGATATGACGCTGGTGGACGGCGATCCGTTCCGGGACATCGGCGCGCTGGTGCGGACGTCGGCGGTACTCAAGGGCGGGCGGCTGTACGAGCAGCGGGCGTTGGTGGAGTCGTTCCCGGCGCCCGGTGGGCCGGCGGTGCGCGCGGCGGCGGGCACCGACTGGCTGGCGGTGGGGCGGCAGCAGCGCCGCGAGTCCTGCTGCGACATCGGCCACTGA
- a CDS encoding acyl-CoA dehydrogenase family protein, which yields MHRYFTDQRHEALRRRVRDFAEREVRPRIAELEARRVACPDLSRLIARQGWIGATVDRAYGGMGAGHVAKTLIIEELSRVSAAMGAMVQASQLGVAKIVHFGSEEQKKTWLPAVASGDCLPTIAVTEPQSGGHVLGMASTAVRDGDDYVLNGRKSYVGNSHVGDLHGVVVRTGEGSKGLSAFLVESGTPGFRVGPQRPAMGLHGFSFGELFFDDCRVPATHLLGREGDGLAVAYSSSMLYGRPNLTAVSLGIHQAALDETTAFCTERRRYGEPLAELPNIKLKLGRIQSRLLLARLSAYHAVHLLDQGLACDAELMNAKLVNVESALESARDAMDIHAACGLFTDRPVERFLRDAHHIFAPAGTSDIQLLRLGELALGQGKGEWSGRLAELLRPASADWSEEDGLPGGREALARVS from the coding sequence TTGCATCGCTACTTCACCGATCAGCGGCATGAGGCGCTCCGGCGCCGGGTGCGGGATTTCGCCGAGCGCGAGGTCCGGCCCCGGATCGCCGAGCTGGAGGCGCGACGCGTCGCCTGCCCCGACCTCTCGCGGCTGATTGCCCGTCAGGGCTGGATCGGTGCGACGGTGGACCGTGCCTACGGCGGGATGGGCGCCGGGCACGTCGCCAAGACGCTGATCATCGAGGAGCTGTCGCGGGTGAGTGCCGCGATGGGCGCCATGGTGCAGGCGTCCCAGCTGGGCGTGGCGAAGATCGTCCACTTCGGCAGCGAGGAGCAGAAGAAGACCTGGCTGCCGGCGGTCGCGTCCGGCGACTGCCTGCCGACCATCGCGGTCACCGAACCGCAGTCCGGTGGGCACGTCCTGGGCATGGCCTCCACCGCGGTCCGCGACGGCGACGACTACGTCCTCAACGGCCGGAAGAGCTATGTCGGCAACAGCCACGTCGGAGATCTGCACGGGGTGGTGGTGCGCACCGGCGAGGGTTCGAAGGGCCTGTCGGCGTTCCTCGTGGAGTCCGGCACCCCTGGTTTCCGGGTCGGCCCGCAGCGGCCCGCGATGGGCCTGCACGGCTTCAGCTTCGGCGAGTTGTTCTTCGACGACTGCCGGGTGCCGGCGACGCACCTGCTGGGACGGGAGGGCGACGGGCTGGCCGTGGCGTACTCCTCCAGCATGCTGTACGGGCGGCCGAATCTGACGGCGGTCTCGCTCGGCATCCACCAGGCCGCCCTGGACGAGACCACGGCGTTCTGCACCGAGCGGCGGCGCTACGGCGAGCCGCTGGCGGAACTGCCGAACATCAAGCTGAAGTTGGGCCGGATCCAGTCCCGGTTGCTGCTGGCCCGGCTGTCCGCGTACCACGCGGTGCACCTGCTGGACCAGGGGCTGGCCTGCGATGCGGAGCTGATGAACGCCAAGTTGGTGAATGTGGAGTCGGCGCTGGAGTCCGCGCGGGACGCGATGGACATCCACGCCGCCTGTGGACTGTTCACCGACCGGCCGGTGGAACGTTTCCTGCGCGACGCGCACCACATCTTCGCGCCGGCCGGCACCTCCGACATCCAGCTGTTGCGGCTGGGCGAGTTGGCGCTGGGACAGGGGAAGGGCGAGTGGTCGGGCCGGCTCGCGGAGCTGCTGCGGCCGGCGTCGGCGGACTGGTCGGAGGAGGACGGGCTGCCCGGTGGGCGGGAGGCGCTGGCCCGGGTGTCCTGA
- a CDS encoding GAF domain-containing protein yields MNVPSARFPFPSRYPSWRYPSSELPHLTDDLTRRLLITPEDHEAPARVARLRELGIGKNPLPAFDQFARRLARTTNTPYAMVNFIDEHEQYFAGLYAPDLDTSVELGPAPPSGRPERIMARDHGYCPYVVVRRKALVLEDVCDYPRFAGNPVVDELGIRTYLGAPLIDHTGTTLGTVCVIDREPRPWGREGLHTIKAFAAELVALIHEMEQRQREADAS; encoded by the coding sequence ATGAACGTCCCCTCCGCACGCTTCCCGTTCCCCTCGCGCTATCCGTCCTGGCGCTATCCCTCGTCCGAACTTCCCCACCTCACGGACGACTTGACGCGCCGGCTGCTGATCACCCCGGAGGACCACGAGGCGCCGGCCCGGGTGGCCCGGCTGCGCGAGCTGGGCATCGGCAAGAACCCGCTGCCCGCGTTCGACCAGTTCGCGCGCAGGCTCGCCCGGACCACCAACACCCCCTACGCCATGGTCAACTTCATCGACGAGCACGAGCAGTACTTCGCCGGTCTCTACGCCCCCGACCTCGACACCTCCGTCGAGCTGGGCCCAGCGCCGCCCAGCGGCCGCCCGGAGCGGATCATGGCCCGGGACCACGGCTACTGCCCGTACGTCGTGGTGCGGCGCAAGGCGCTCGTCCTGGAGGACGTCTGCGACTACCCGCGGTTCGCCGGCAACCCGGTCGTCGACGAGCTCGGCATCCGCACCTACCTGGGCGCTCCGCTGATCGACCACACCGGGACGACCCTGGGCACCGTGTGCGTCATCGACCGCGAACCCCGGCCCTGGGGACGCGAGGGACTGCACACCATCAAGGCGTTCGCCGCCGAACTCGTCGCGCTGATCCACGAGATGGAGCAGCGGCAGCGGGAGGCCGACGCCTCCTGA
- a CDS encoding GTP-binding protein produces the protein MDFVNDSDARLPGDPEADSFPTAVKVLVAGGFGVGKTTFVGAVSEIAPLNTEELITQISVGTDDLAGVADKTTTTVAMDFGRITLGPEHVLYLFGTPGQHRFWFLWEELSHGALGAVVLADTRRLDQCFAAVDFFEGRGIQFVVAVNEFDGGHHYGPEEVRAALDLAPEIPVVLCDARQCASGTQVLLSLVAHLLSSPVLTSTPEPS, from the coding sequence ATGGACTTCGTCAACGACTCTGATGCCCGGCTCCCCGGGGACCCCGAGGCCGACTCCTTCCCCACCGCGGTGAAGGTCCTGGTCGCGGGCGGGTTCGGGGTTGGCAAGACCACCTTCGTCGGCGCGGTCAGCGAGATCGCACCGCTCAACACCGAGGAGCTCATCACCCAGATAAGCGTCGGCACCGACGACCTGGCCGGCGTCGCGGACAAGACGACCACGACCGTCGCCATGGACTTCGGCCGGATCACCCTCGGCCCGGAGCACGTCCTCTACCTCTTCGGCACGCCCGGGCAGCACCGCTTCTGGTTCCTGTGGGAGGAACTGTCCCACGGTGCGCTCGGCGCGGTGGTGCTCGCCGACACCCGGCGGCTGGACCAGTGCTTCGCCGCGGTCGACTTCTTCGAGGGGCGCGGCATCCAGTTCGTCGTCGCCGTCAACGAGTTCGACGGCGGCCACCACTACGGGCCCGAAGAGGTACGGGCCGCCCTGGATCTCGCCCCGGAGATCCCGGTCGTGCTCTGCGACGCCCGCCAGTGCGCCTCCGGCACCCAGGTCCTGCTGTCCCTCGTCGCCCACCTCCTCTCCTCACCTGTCCTCACCTCCACCCCGGAGCCGTCATGA
- a CDS encoding DUF742 domain-containing protein codes for MTVALPRRQRSPGPDAPWVDDVAGRLVRPYTVSRGRTRPTAHFDLMTMVRATGRRPAGLQGPEYDRVLGLCGRPVPVAEVAAHVRLPAVVTKVLLADLVDCGALTARTPSAVSAGPAPRTDRALLEAVLHGLRQRL; via the coding sequence TTGACCGTTGCCCTGCCCCGCCGGCAGCGGTCGCCCGGCCCGGACGCACCGTGGGTCGACGACGTGGCGGGCCGGCTGGTCCGCCCGTACACCGTCAGCAGGGGCCGCACCCGCCCCACGGCGCACTTCGATCTGATGACCATGGTGCGGGCGACCGGACGGCGACCCGCCGGCCTCCAAGGGCCGGAATACGACCGGGTGTTGGGGCTGTGCGGCCGGCCCGTCCCGGTCGCCGAGGTCGCTGCGCACGTCCGGCTGCCCGCCGTGGTCACCAAGGTGCTCCTCGCCGACCTCGTCGACTGCGGAGCGCTCACCGCGCGAACCCCCTCGGCCGTCTCGGCCGGGCCCGCCCCCCGTACCGACCGTGCCCTGCTGGAGGCGGTGCTGCATGGACTTCGTCAACGACTCTGA
- a CDS encoding roadblock/LC7 domain-containing protein has product MVSEVRTQAPAEFRGNQHTDLSWLLTGLVQRVPHTRSAVLLSADGLVKASHGFEPDVADHMAALSSGLYSLARSAGSRFGEGSDILQVVVEMEQTFLFVAAAGSGACLAVLASREADAGVLGYEMGMLVKSVRPYLATPPRHQAPAGGR; this is encoded by the coding sequence ATGGTGAGTGAAGTGCGCACGCAGGCGCCCGCGGAGTTCCGCGGCAATCAGCACACCGACCTTTCCTGGCTGCTGACCGGACTCGTCCAACGGGTACCGCACACCCGCAGCGCCGTCCTGCTCTCCGCCGACGGCCTGGTCAAGGCATCCCACGGCTTCGAACCGGACGTCGCCGACCACATGGCGGCGCTCTCCTCCGGCCTGTACTCGCTCGCCCGAAGCGCCGGTTCCCGCTTCGGGGAGGGCAGCGACATCCTCCAGGTCGTCGTCGAGATGGAGCAGACCTTCCTCTTCGTCGCCGCCGCCGGGTCCGGCGCGTGCCTGGCCGTCCTCGCCTCCCGCGAGGCCGACGCCGGCGTGCTCGGCTACGAGATGGGGATGCTGGTCAAGAGCGTCCGGCCGTACCTGGCGACGCCCCCGCGCCACCAGGCCCCGGCGGGTGGCCGTTGA